The DNA region AGTGTCATAAAAGAGATGTGTGATATTACGCAAACCTTCGTCGCCATAACCAAACCTTGGAGCATTATAAGAAAAATAGTGTCTTGCGACACATGGATTATGCACAATCTTTTGTTCTACAAATTAATCATGACAAAAAAACATGAACTTGTTTTAGCCTGTTCATCTTCTGCTTTTTTTTGTTGCTATTGAATTTTTGTTTTGTGTGTTTGTGTAATCCACTTACTCTTGTTTTCTATTATCCTGTATTTTTTACTATTTATCTCTCTAATTAAGCAACAAAATTATAGTTTATTAGAGTAtaaaggaagaagaagaaaataatCAAATGATTAAAGATAAGCAAACAATGAAGTAATAATAAAGTTCTAAGTGTAATTTCTtgtttgatcatgaaatacttgCAGCAGATTGATCTCCGGAGTGGATGAAACCAGCATTGTGAAAAAATTCTTGAATATGCTTCAAATTTCAAGGCCTTGGGGAATTTAAGTTCATAAGTTGATACAAAAGGACATTTGAGTTCTGATACAAAAAACCACACATACGGGGTTTGTCACCCTTATGTGAACTAACTCTCAACCCCACAACAAATTTTAAAGCCTCTAATAGTTTTAATCACTAAGGGTAGTCAAACTTTTGTATTTTTAGCAAGTACATTTGACGCCACTATGGTCCCCCAGTAAATATGACATGGGTCACCATTAGAGAATTAAATTTGTCTTTGCGCTAATCCTTCATCATTTTGAACAAAAAGACATCAACTCTAACAAGCGAGGAATCTGACGGCAAGAAAAGTGTCATAAAAGAGATGTGTGATATTATGAAAACCTTCGTCGCCATAACCAAACCTTAGAGCATTATAAGAAAAATAGTGTTTTACGACACATGGGCTATGCATAATCTTCTGCTCTACAAATTAATCATGACAACAAATCATGAACTTGTTTTAGCCTGTTCATCTTCTGCTTTTTTTTTGTTGCTACTAAATTTTTGTTTTGTGTGTTTGTGTTATCCACTTACTCTTGCTTTTTATTATCCTGTATTTTTTACTATTTATCTCTCTAATTAAGCAACAAAATTATAGTTTATTGGAGTAtaaaggaagaagaagaaaataatCAAATGATTAAAGATAAGCAAACAATGAAGTAATAACAAAGTTCTAAGTGTAATTTCTtgtttgatcatgaaatacttgCAGCAGATTGATCTCCGAAGTGGATGAAACCAGCATTGTGAAAAAAGTCTTGAATATGCTTCAAATCTCGACGGGTTGAACCAGGCGAGAATCCTAAACcaactttttttttgttttcaacAAGTTTAACAACTTGACCTCATCCAACAAATTGACCATTCTCGGCAACTTGTTAGGCATCTTTCAAAGAAGTCATGGACTCCCCATTCTTTTTAACAGCATTATCAACGGTGGAaagagcttggaacggagttaCCATAGCTTCGTCAGCACCAATATACGAGAATGAAGAAAGATGACTTACCAACATGGCATGTTCACCACCCACAATCACTAACTTTTCGTTTTTCACAAATTTTAACTTCTGATGGAAGGTTGACATCACTGGCCTagcttcgtgaatccatggaTGACCTAGGAGACCACTATAGGTGGGATGAATGTCCATCACTTGAAATGTAATCTGAAATGAGCATGGACCTATATTTAACGAGAGATCAACTTCTCCAATCATAGTTTTCCtcgagccatcaaaggctttcacaacaaccccatTAAACCTCATCAGAGCACCTTGATAAGAGAGCTTGGACAGAGTGAACTTTGGTATAAAATTCAGAGAAGAGTCGGTGTCAACCAGCACATTGGacagagcatcttcttggcaaTTCATATAAATATCCAAAGCCAGATTATTGCATGCTGTAATCTTGGCCACAATGCCATTGAATTGACCAATTGTTACATCATGATCTACATAGGCTTTCTCAAAGACCTTATGTAAAGATAAGACATATATTGTGGACGGGGTATACAATTATAGATCAACCATATTATATTCTCTTCTCTTAATCAACTTCAGTACCTCATCATGATCAGATATCTAGTTTACACCACTGGACTGGCTTGACAGAACAACAAGAGTTTCCACCTGAGCTTGCTTACCCACCAAAGTATCTTCAATTCTTTTAGTGGGCACGGAAGCAAATACTCGACCACTTCGGGTTACACCACTTACATCAACAATATTGATAACAGAAGAAAGGGGAGGGATGGGGACTTCCTTTCCATCTTCCAACATTGTAGAATTGTATTTGTAAGGAACAACTTTGTCAGACTCGTATGGTGTAGGACCCGCCAGACGAATAACCAAAGGAGAAACAACAGACTTTTGACTATTGTAGGCAATCACAACTGGTTCGGGGATATTGAAATGGGGAACTATGACATTTACACAATGCTTATCTTCATCCCTATCTCTGGTAATATGAATAAGATTTTTATCTAGAATCTATTGTAAATATCTCTTTACCACAACACACCCTCGAGGGTTTCTAGAACAGATGCGACAAGAAACATGAGCTCGTAATAACTCAACTCGTACAAAATTGCATGCATCTCGACCAAGGATCTTCTAATCAGATTGACATCAAAGACACGGTACTTTCCAAGACATCCCTCAATCATATTCATAATTGCACCACCATGTTTAGGAAACGGATTGACTTGCACATTAGGACCAGAATCTTCAAAAGACAAAATACCGCTTTGCACTAGTCTTATCACCTCAGTTTTCAAAGCAAGACAGTTGTCAATGTCATGACCGGATGCACCTCGATAGAATTCACAATGATGATCAGatttataccaccatggaagttcctttggaatagcTGGTGGAGTCCTAGTATGTACCAAACTCTTTTGTATCAAAGCAACATATAGTTTCACATAGGACATCAGAATTGGATCAAATTGCGCTTGTCTTTGGACACGGTTATGTTGGTGATTCTGTTGATGGGTACATTATTTATAACGTGGTTGATAATTTGGTGCTACTTGAACAAATGGAATAGGATAAATAATCAGGATAACTGGCGCCACGTGTTGATGACGTTGATTGCTTCTCGGAGATCTCCTATGCTTTTCTTGAGAAATAACATTAGCATCATGTTCCTTATTTTTGGAAAAACCATTCCCATGTCTCTTGGAACTGCCAGATAAACCACTCTCTTTCATCAATCGTCCCTCACGGAcaccctcttcaagtctcatccccatgtttaccatctcgaTAAAATCACTGGGAGCACTTGCAACCATTCTGTCATAGTAAAACagactcaaagtcttcaagaaaagctttgtcatctctttctcttctaacgGAGGACTGACTTGCACAACAATCTCGCGCCATCTTTGCGCATAAtctttgaaagtttccttatCATTTTTGGACATATTACATAGTTGATCTCAGTCCGGCaccatgtccacattatactttAATTGACGAACAAAAGCTTCtcctaggtcattgaaagtacAGATCTGGGTGTTATCAACTCCCATGTACCACTTCAAAGTGGCACCAACAaaactatcttgaaagtaatgaatcaacagttgatggttatctgtttgagttgacatcttgcgagcatacatcaccaaGTGACTCAAAGGATAAAAGTTGCCCTTATATTTCTTGAAATTTGGCGCTTTGAACTTATGAGGGATCTTTACATTAGGATATAATCAAAGATCATGAGCGTTCTTTCCAAACAAATATTTTCTCCTCATAGCTTTAATCTCCTTTTGCATTGCTTGAAACTGATCTTGAAATTCATTCATCCTTTCATAGACACCAACACTTTCACTCTGATCGGCATAGAAAACAGGTCCTTCCACATAAGGAGTAGCATGGACCACGGGAGGTGGTACAAACATAACAGGTTGAGCAATGGGAACTTCAACAGCTGGTTgatacccttctggcataaagttaggaggcataccccaagggaaaCCAGGAGGCATTTGGTATTGTGGAGCACTGACCGAAGCCACATTAATGGGCATAGAAGTGATTTCATAAATCACAGTCCTCTGAAGAGGAGTCTGAGGAGGAGGAGGCTGATTCTGAGCATCCATCAGAGCTTCCATCATAGTAGAGAGCCTTTCCAAACTATCCCTTAAAATAGTCACTTCCTCGCggagttcacaattctcttgctctAAATTATCCATCTTCTTTTATTGATTAGCACAAGTGTTGTATTGGTGAGACAACTTGTCTAAACAAAGACCAAGAAAAGGAAGAAATAAGACACCTGGAAAACTCATATAAAGCAAGACTAAGATGCAACATGATACTTGATATGCAAATGCAAAAgcaaagttttcaaggaacttcaAGATATAAAGCAAACTACAAACATCATAAAGGAAATAAAACATTTTGAAATACTGAAAATATCATTTTATTAGTAATGGGAAGGATTACAATCTGAAATACAATCTCAACAATCCTAAGACGTAAGAGGAAGGAAGTTAGGTCTATGGAATCATATCCGATGATGACCCAACTCCAAGTTGATACTTCCTGCGAAGtcttttgatctctctttcatTGTTTCTCTTCATGGCATCCTTCTCTATCACAAGATGATCTACAATGCCTTTCCAAACACTGGAAGTAGGAAGATGAGTAGATGATGAAATGTTAGAAAaaaataaatcctcttggttCCTTGACCTCTTCATAGCATGTTGCTTAAGCAACTCTATCAAGTCATCATTTTCCTTCAACTGCTTCTGCAATTCAATCTTCTCGAGGTTTGAAGGGTGGAACTTGTCTTCCTAAGCATCATTCTCTCGCTTCATCCTATCCAAAGCTTCTTGCAACTCCTCTATGCCTTTAATATGAATAGTGGGTGGTTTTGCCACTACTAAAGACATAGGCATCTCATAAGCATAAGGCATCTTGAATTCTTTTGCTCTCctcttcacccaactagtgtaaggctccaaagctatACAGTCCTTCAATCTAAGCTCAttttttcctttcctatgaaaattgtgccaagcatgcaccatcctaGCCTTAAATCCTTGAGTGTCTTTCCCTTCTTGGCAAAATATACTCTCTAActaagtgttattaggtttgtccttcatAGCAAACCCAAGTTGATGTCTTTCCAAAGTCGGATggtagttgattcctccttgtgtaccaagaagaggaacattagagaactccccacAATTATCAATAATCTTGACGTTGTCGTAAACAGAAGAATACCAAGTGATGTCCTCATTGGTGAGAGAaataagtctttgagaccaccttaaacaacccttgttttctttgaagataggagactacggcaagtgcaaaataaaccacttgtacaacaaaggtGCACAACAGACAACAATTTTGTTTCCCTTAGAAGTCATATGATGAATGGATAAATATGTGTCACCAAGCAAAGTTGGAACATGATTCCCAACcaaaaagatcctaatagcattaacatcaataaaattgtcaatgttgggAAACAAGACCAAATCATAGATGAGTAAGGCAGGAATAACTTCAAAGTTCACCATGCTATCGGCATTAGCAAAAAAAGAGGCTATCTCAATCATAAATTTTAAAGTCAACCCTCTGATACCTCCTTTGATAGTGAGATTAGCATCTACGTCAGATTTCTTCATGTGAATAGCTCCAATAATAAATTGAAACTCCATAATCCCTTCTAAACCACAAAAAGGAACCCTATCAGAAACTGGTATAcccaaaagataagcatactccttCATGGTATGCAACAACTGATAATTagggaaagtgaagcaccgatagaCGAGACCTTAGAACTAAACTAGAGTACAAAGAAGACCATCTTCAACATCAGTAGATAGAACAAACAAAAGTCTTCCAAAACAGTCTCTGAAATCCTTAGGATCACccacaaaagatgctagctttctcaattccttaagatccggacatctgaaactgtatttctgAGTATTCCTTCTTCCAATATCCATGGTCAAAATATATGTGATGTTTACAAAGAGAATatttaagttccttgaaaactgaGAAAAATGCTCATGAATGCAATGAGTGCGTGATGCAATAACCATAAACAAGATCACATAAGGCACACAAGCAAGGTCCAAAGGTTcagagtcacgagcatggagccaagggtaagaaccaacccataaggtatgtactaagggtataatcacttgtagaacaaggttctaaaaaaTTTCCCAAAGTcataattccatcttttggatattatcggcTTAAATGATTACTCTCCAACCAATAATgttctcaagagaaactcgttcaagtgtagtattgcgtaacaactaattcaagtctacacctgaataaCCACCGCATTACAtcctaaaaggccaagatgggttaagggttctaaggtcctcatcttctcgggctcccaggtcggaaaaagtaatgtcAATTACGATTACTCGTAAgacatcagtaatcccaaaggggTCTCCATTGAGCGGGGGATTTCAAGTCAGCTCATTAAGGATTAACTTCGCGTAGCCAAACAAGACTATAACACCCTTCTATCATTAGAGCACTCAAGTCCGGGTATAGGACTTATCTCACCatacagagatcaccaagcacccagacagaacaaacaataacaaatacCAGCAAACATAATATACACAGATAAACAAAGATAGGATAAACCCACTAAGGATTACTCCCTAACAGAGTCGTCACTTTTCTATAGCAGTAAAAAAAattgagattaagctattgattaacttaactcacaaagcaagagtcgtcaccgcgcttttattatttccaaaggaaaaggaaaaaagaatgaacaaaacccaaagaagtttttAAAACAAAACTACCAAAAATAGAGATAAGGGTctgggggttggttatgcaaagggaatgtactagcatcctaaacatctatagtactctataggtacctctttgaaaatctgtgcattttggctttaaaatggtgttgtttgcaaaatATCGGGGAGATAAGAAGAGAAAtgttttttttatgatttttgtgtttgccaagacttcTTGAGCCTCATGCCTACGTACCCACAAAGTGAAATGgtggatcaaaacctcgtagttcatggtaaaaataacaaagatgtttgttttgattcatttttaatgaaaatacattttgtcattttaaggagaacactcaactagCCACCCACAAGcatgagaactttgcatcaccacggagaagagctccaactttgataaagatcaacaagtatgccactggctctcttaggtggaaaagaattatcatcaatactatggggataggagaattacatctaaactatggaaatgactcatgtctaaactttgagaaaaggtttttaaaagaaaaattgcaCAAATggcacaaaatagtttgaatgagttatgtatttttttaagtcttttgaaattggtttgaatatgcttaagatgtattagcatttattaagaaaatattttgaaaatcacttgacaaaagtcaaggtttattgagaaagtggttcaagtttgaaaacaaaaagatttttgtaagagagagaatattttgaaaattaaagaagggaagaagatgaagatactatcctagaacataaagtaaaatctagggaggaaagaactaaccaagagatagcaagaTTTATGACATGAGTCAAGCAAGAACTCTAGATTAAGCCCCAAtcaagccaaataagcaaagaataatccatgtgtcagatgaaaccaaagtaaccaagccaagtcttcaaaagaagcccaaagtcaaaggtaccagatgaatcccaaggtctcaaatcgTAAACTCCCAA from Lathyrus oleraceus cultivar Zhongwan6 chromosome 1, CAAS_Psat_ZW6_1.0, whole genome shotgun sequence includes:
- the LOC127096434 gene encoding uncharacterized protein LOC127096434, yielding MSKNDKETFKDYAQRWREIVVQVSPPLEEKEMTKLFLKTLSLFYYDRMVASAPSDFIEMVNMGMRLEEGVREGRLMKESGLSGSSKRHGNGFSKNKEHDANNHQHNRVQRQAQFDPILMSYVKLYVALIQKSLVHTRTPPAIPKELPWWYKSDHHCEFYRGASGHDIDNCLALKTEVIRLVQSGILSFEDSGPNVQVNPFPKHGGAIMNMIEGCLGKYRVFDVNLIRRSLVEMHAILYELSYYELIDRDEDKHCVNVIVPHFNIPEPVVIAYNSQKSVVSPLVIRLAGPTPYESDKVVPYKYNSTMLEDGKEVPIPPLSSVINIVDVSGVTRSGRVFASVPTKRIEDTLVGKQAQVETLVVLSSQSSGVFEKAYVDHDVTIGQFNGIVAKITACNNLALDIYMNCQEDALSNVLVDTDSSLNFIPKFTLSKLSYQGALMRFNGVVVKAFDGSRKTMIGEVDLSLNIGPCSFQITFQVMDIHPTYSGLLGHPWIHEARPVMSTFHQKLKFVKNEKLVIVGGEHAMLVSHLSSFSYIGADEAMVTPFQALSTVDNAVKKNGESMTSLKDA